A portion of the Stella humosa genome contains these proteins:
- a CDS encoding isocitrate/isopropylmalate dehydrogenase family protein: MSDLNICVLPGDGIGVEVMGAARAVLSTLEKRFGFRLAAEEHPGGAAYWRETGREMPQGAWEAARSADAILFGSMGLPDVRYPDGTEIAPHLKMRVDFDLFAGVRPIRRLPNTPAVLASPRAADIDLVIIRELTEGLFASRGKGVVIDDREARDTLVITRATSEKLFDFAFDLARRRKAKGSAGLVTCVDKANVFVSMAFFRKIFDERARNFPDVEARHHYVDAAALDLVRKPWVFDVMVMENMYADILSDVGGGIVGGMGLAPSAEIGLEHALFQPAHGSAPDIAGQGLANPTAMLLSTAMMLEWLGHRHGRERLVEAADALDAAVERAFAEGAAFPAEIGGPHGTAEVTRAVMDRIA, from the coding sequence ATGAGCGATCTCAACATCTGTGTCCTTCCGGGCGACGGCATCGGCGTCGAGGTGATGGGCGCTGCCCGGGCCGTGCTGTCTACGCTGGAAAAGCGGTTCGGGTTCCGGCTGGCGGCCGAGGAGCATCCGGGCGGGGCCGCCTACTGGCGCGAGACCGGGCGCGAGATGCCCCAGGGCGCGTGGGAGGCAGCGCGCAGCGCCGATGCCATCCTGTTCGGCTCCATGGGCCTGCCCGACGTGCGCTACCCCGACGGCACCGAGATCGCCCCGCACCTGAAGATGCGCGTCGATTTCGACCTGTTCGCGGGCGTCCGGCCGATCCGCCGGCTGCCCAACACACCGGCCGTGCTGGCCAGCCCGCGCGCGGCCGACATCGACCTCGTCATCATCCGCGAGCTGACCGAGGGGCTGTTCGCCTCGCGCGGCAAGGGCGTCGTGATCGACGACCGCGAGGCCCGCGACACCCTGGTGATCACGCGCGCCACGTCCGAGAAGCTGTTCGACTTCGCCTTCGACCTCGCCCGCCGGCGCAAGGCCAAGGGCAGCGCCGGCCTCGTCACCTGCGTCGACAAGGCCAACGTCTTCGTGTCCATGGCCTTCTTCCGCAAGATCTTCGACGAGCGGGCGCGGAACTTCCCCGACGTGGAAGCGCGCCACCACTATGTCGACGCGGCCGCCCTCGACCTCGTGCGCAAGCCATGGGTGTTCGACGTCATGGTGATGGAGAACATGTATGCCGACATCCTGTCCGACGTGGGCGGCGGCATCGTCGGCGGCATGGGCCTGGCGCCATCGGCCGAGATCGGGCTGGAGCATGCCCTGTTCCAGCCGGCCCATGGCAGCGCGCCCGACATCGCCGGCCAGGGGCTGGCCAACCCCACCGCGATGCTGCTGTCGACCGCGATGATGCTGGAATGGCTGGGCCACCGCCATGGCCGCGAGCGCCTGGTCGAGGCGGCCGACGCGCTGGATGCGGCGGTCGAGCGGGCGTTCGCCGAGGGGGCGGCCTTCCCGGCGGAAATCGGCGGGCCGCATGGAACCGCTGAGGTCACCCGGGCGGTGATGGATCGTATCGCCTGA
- a CDS encoding DUF1194 domain-containing protein has translation MRLSGIIAAILLALSWGDLARAAGEPVDLELVLAVDVSGSVDAVEARLQREGYVAAFRDPEVVRAIRSGMVGRIAVLYFEWASQHESRVVLDWQVVADAGSATAFADRLASEPVLRGRRTSIAAAIDFAVPHFGRRYEGTRRVIDLSGDGPNNDGAPVVPARDRAVAAGIVINGLPIINERQFTWGLPNLKELDLYYRDCVIGGPGAFYIVAEDFESFAAAVKRKLVLEIAGRMPTVQHAQLYPERPMFDAEGRVDCLAGEKLLEIYRRRTEPN, from the coding sequence TTGCGCCTCAGCGGCATCATCGCGGCCATCCTGCTGGCCCTGTCCTGGGGCGACCTGGCGCGCGCGGCGGGCGAGCCGGTCGACCTGGAGCTGGTGCTGGCGGTCGACGTGTCGGGCAGCGTCGACGCGGTCGAGGCCCGCCTGCAGCGCGAGGGCTATGTCGCGGCATTTCGCGACCCCGAGGTGGTGCGGGCCATCCGCTCGGGCATGGTCGGCCGCATCGCCGTCCTCTATTTCGAATGGGCCAGCCAGCACGAGAGCCGCGTGGTGCTCGACTGGCAGGTGGTGGCCGACGCCGGCTCGGCCACGGCATTTGCCGACCGTCTGGCATCCGAGCCGGTGCTGCGCGGCCGCCGCACCTCCATCGCGGCCGCCATCGATTTCGCCGTGCCGCATTTCGGCCGGCGCTACGAGGGCACGCGCCGGGTCATCGACCTGTCGGGCGACGGCCCCAACAATGACGGCGCGCCGGTGGTGCCGGCCCGCGATCGGGCGGTGGCGGCCGGCATCGTCATCAACGGCCTGCCGATCATCAACGAGCGCCAGTTCACCTGGGGCCTGCCGAACCTGAAGGAACTCGACCTCTACTATCGCGACTGCGTCATCGGCGGCCCCGGCGCGTTCTACATCGTGGCCGAGGATTTCGAGAGCTTCGCTGCGGCGGTGAAGCGCAAGCTGGTGCTGGAGATCGCCGGACGGATGCCCACCGTGCAGCACGCCCAGCTCTATCCCGAGCGGCCGATGTTCGATGCCGAGGGCCGGGTCGACTGCCTGGCCGGCGAGAAGCTGCTGGAGATCTATCGCCGTCGCACCGAGCCGAACTGA
- a CDS encoding ATP-binding protein: MAKLTADQLYSATDPAAIPFDSTADAAPLTGLVGQERALEAIEFAIGMRRDGYNLFVLGPAGTGKHTLIQHLLTTQAAADPVPPDWAYVHNFENPSQPRALRLPPGRAAPLAAAMRRLVQELRATLPAAFESDDYRQRREVVDEQFKQRQERAFVDLSERAQKEDVALVRTPNGLALAPARDGEVMAPDVFKALPQPDQDRLKAAIERFQEELQAIVRRLPDWEREHRELVRQLNRDVTRFAVAHLIEEMRKGFLDLTAVQAFLDAVERDIMDHAEDFLPKPQQGPEAMMGVLAGGAGGEPASGRRYQVNVFVDQTGATGAPVVYEDHPTHPTLVGRIEHQARFGALVTDFNLMKPGALHAANGGYLVLDAYRVLANGFAWESLKRALAARRVKLESLEAMLSMTSTVLLEPEPIPLDIKVVLIGPPQLYYMLAANDPDFGKLFKVGADFDDRMARDGGNTGLYARLIAASAVRAGIRPVDRTGMARLIDHSARMTGDSERLSLRVRILEDLMQEADWQAGRAGSPTVDAAAVQRAIDAQRRRDDRLYSRALEEMRRGTYLVETTGTAVGQINGLAVQSIGGFSFGLPSRITARVRLGNGEVRDIERESELGGSLHTKGVLILTGFLGSRFGLNRRLALAATLVFEQSYGGVDGDSASSTELYALLSALSEIPLKQSIAVTGSVDQRGRVQPIGGVNEKVEGFFDVCAARGLTGEQGVMIPSTNVKNLMVRPDVARAVAEGRFHVWSVATVDEGIEILTGVPAGEADAGGNWPPGTVNHAVARRLARFADRAEAARPPARGPGSVGREHRHGRRDG, from the coding sequence ATGGCCAAGCTCACCGCCGATCAGCTCTATTCCGCGACCGACCCGGCCGCCATCCCGTTCGACAGCACGGCCGATGCGGCACCCCTGACCGGCCTGGTCGGACAGGAACGCGCGCTGGAGGCGATCGAGTTCGCCATCGGCATGCGCCGCGACGGCTACAACCTGTTCGTCCTGGGGCCGGCCGGCACCGGCAAGCACACGCTGATCCAGCATCTGCTGACGACCCAGGCGGCGGCCGACCCGGTGCCGCCCGACTGGGCCTATGTCCATAACTTCGAGAATCCGAGCCAGCCGCGCGCGCTGCGCCTGCCGCCCGGCCGGGCGGCGCCGCTGGCGGCCGCGATGCGCCGGCTGGTGCAGGAGCTGCGCGCGACCCTGCCGGCCGCCTTCGAGAGCGACGACTATCGCCAGCGGCGCGAGGTGGTGGACGAGCAGTTCAAGCAGCGCCAGGAGCGCGCCTTCGTCGACCTGTCGGAGCGCGCGCAGAAGGAGGACGTGGCGCTGGTGCGCACGCCCAACGGCCTGGCGTTGGCGCCCGCGCGCGACGGCGAGGTGATGGCGCCCGATGTCTTCAAGGCCCTGCCCCAGCCCGACCAGGACCGGCTGAAGGCCGCCATCGAGCGCTTCCAGGAGGAGTTGCAGGCGATCGTCCGACGCCTGCCGGACTGGGAGCGCGAGCATCGCGAGCTGGTCCGCCAGCTCAACCGCGACGTCACCCGCTTTGCCGTCGCCCACCTGATCGAGGAGATGCGCAAGGGCTTCCTCGACCTGACCGCGGTGCAGGCGTTCCTGGACGCGGTCGAGCGCGACATCATGGACCATGCCGAGGACTTCCTGCCCAAGCCGCAGCAGGGGCCGGAGGCGATGATGGGCGTCCTGGCGGGCGGGGCCGGCGGCGAGCCCGCCTCCGGCCGGCGCTACCAGGTGAATGTCTTCGTCGACCAGACCGGGGCCACCGGCGCGCCCGTCGTCTACGAGGACCACCCGACCCACCCGACGCTGGTCGGCCGGATCGAGCACCAGGCGCGCTTCGGCGCGCTCGTGACCGACTTCAACCTGATGAAGCCGGGCGCCCTGCATGCCGCCAATGGCGGCTACCTGGTCTTGGACGCCTACCGGGTGCTGGCCAACGGCTTTGCCTGGGAAAGCCTGAAGCGGGCGCTGGCCGCCCGGCGGGTGAAGCTGGAATCGCTGGAGGCGATGCTCAGCATGACCTCCACCGTGCTCCTGGAGCCGGAGCCCATTCCGCTCGATATCAAGGTCGTGCTGATCGGGCCGCCGCAGCTCTACTACATGCTGGCGGCCAACGACCCCGACTTCGGCAAGCTGTTCAAGGTCGGCGCCGATTTCGACGACCGCATGGCGCGCGACGGCGGCAATACCGGCCTCTATGCCCGGCTGATCGCGGCCAGCGCCGTGCGCGCCGGCATCCGCCCGGTCGACCGCACCGGCATGGCCCGCCTGATCGACCATTCGGCGCGCATGACCGGCGATTCCGAGCGGCTGTCGCTGCGCGTGCGCATCCTGGAGGACCTGATGCAGGAGGCCGACTGGCAGGCCGGCCGCGCCGGCTCGCCCACGGTCGATGCCGCCGCCGTGCAGCGCGCGATCGATGCCCAGCGCCGCCGCGACGACCGGCTCTATTCCCGCGCGCTGGAGGAGATGCGGCGCGGGACCTACTTGGTGGAGACGACGGGCACGGCCGTGGGCCAGATCAACGGGCTGGCCGTGCAGAGCATCGGGGGCTTTTCCTTCGGGCTGCCCAGCCGCATCACCGCGCGCGTTCGCCTGGGCAATGGCGAGGTGCGCGACATCGAGCGCGAGTCCGAGCTGGGCGGGTCACTGCACACCAAGGGCGTGCTGATCCTGACCGGCTTCCTCGGCAGCCGCTTCGGCCTCAACCGCCGGCTGGCCCTGGCGGCCACGCTGGTCTTCGAGCAGTCCTATGGCGGGGTCGACGGCGATAGCGCGTCCTCGACCGAGCTCTACGCCCTGCTGTCGGCCCTGTCGGAGATCCCGCTCAAGCAGTCGATCGCCGTCACCGGGTCGGTCGACCAGCGCGGCCGGGTGCAGCCGATCGGCGGCGTCAACGAGAAGGTCGAGGGCTTCTTCGACGTCTGCGCCGCGCGCGGGCTGACGGGCGAGCAGGGGGTGATGATCCCGTCCACCAACGTCAAGAACCTGATGGTCCGCCCCGACGTGGCCCGGGCGGTGGCCGAGGGCCGCTTCCATGTCTGGTCGGTGGCGACGGTCGACGAGGGCATCGAGATCCTGACGGGCGTGCCGGCGGGCGAGGCGGACGCCGGGGGCAACTGGCCGCCCGGCACCGTCAACCATGCCGTCGCCCGCCGCCTCGCCCGCTTCGCCGACCGGGCGGAGGCGGCCCGCCCGCCGGCGCGCGGGCCGGGCTCGGTGGGAAGGGAGCATCGCCATGGTCGCCGAGATGGATGA